GCCCCAGTTGGAGATTAAGAGAGTGATTTGAACCCAAGGCAGTGTGCCCCTGAGTGGGCCCGCCCTGtaggctgccccccaccccatacaCACACAGTGCCAGCCCTTGGGGGTCTCAGCAATCACCCTACGTGGAATGAGGGCTTGCAAGGATGCATGGAGGCTCAGGGGCTCAGCCCGTGGTGGGTGCTGCCCACCTGAAGGCTGGGAGGTTGCTGCCATTGTGGTTGCCGCCCCAGCACCCTCTGCCCTTGCCATGCCCCTTTCCCCTGCCCCAGATGTCGGAGCACCCCATGGTAAGACATCAAAGAGGGGACAGGAGGAGGGCACCCAGAGCTGGACACAGATGCCCCCAGCCCCTTGTGGTGGGGGCTGGGACACAGGGAGGGACTGATATTGGGTGGTGCCCTGAGAGAAAGCAGGGAGGGCTGCCTGGAAGAGGAGGCACTCCCAGTGGTATTTATAGAGGTGAGGGTCCAGAGGAAATGTTTTGAGGACAGCAAGACGCACATGGCTGGTCAGGGGCTCTGTGGGGGGAGGAAGTGGTGGGATACAGCCAggtggggccagggtgggggctggggagccaCAGCAGGTGTGTGAGCAGGGAGGACCCCACTCACACGTGGGGTGGTGTTTCTACCCTTATCGAGGTCACAGCTGGAGACTCACATGGAGGGCCACCATCTCCCCCGCCCCCCTCCCTCCCCGTCCCTGCCCGGaccgcctcctccaggaagccctgtGGGGTCCTCTTGGCCCCCTGCGGCTGTCCCAGAAGCACGGCTGCTCTGGGGCCCCTGGTACTGCCCCACTTTCCGATGTTCCTCAGACTGGGGGGAGGGAACGGCAGGAAGGAGCAGTTTTGGGCCCGGAAGTGGTGACAGGACCGGAGAACCGCAGAACTTCCCcactctctctgcttctgcttttTCCCAGTGACAGTGATCTTCAACCTGAGGAGACTGGGATTCCCAAGGGGCATCTAAGGANNNNNNNNNNNNNNNNNNNNNNNNNNNNNNNNNNNNNNNNNNNNNNNNNNNNNNNNNNNNNNNNNNNNNNNNNNNNNNNNNNNNNNNNNNNNNNNNNNNNAGAGAGGTCTGGCATGCTTTCTGCACCTTGATCGGACCACGCCTGATGCCTCAGCCTCAGGGCTTTGCACATGCTGAGCCCCCAGGCTGGAACACCCTGTCCCCACTTCTCTCCCTGCTGAAGCCTTTCCAGAAGCTTCCCTGATTCCCCAGCAGGAGCTCATGACCCTGCATGAGGTGTCCCCCATGTGGAACGCCCACGCCTTCTCCATCGACCCCACTAGAATTTAGGCTCCTTGTGATCAGGCAGGGCAAGGATTAGGATGGTGCAGGCAGGCGAGGCTGTGCAAGTAAAGGGTCGGGTGCTATCATTATTTAGATTTTTGATAGTTTGTCATGGATTTTTTTAGCATTCATTTTGATATTAAAAAGGGGGTGTTAAAATATTGTTTGTGTTGATGCCTGAGCTTTTTGGTGCCCCCTTAAATTTTGTTTCTGAGGTGGATGCCCCTCCTCATCTCACCCCAAcctcagccccaggcaggagcctTGTTGCGTGAAAACAGGATGCTAAATGCACGTAGTCGCGTCACGACTCCACAGGGCCCCACAGCCTGGCGGGTATTAGGGGCAAACCGGGAACAACCTAAGTGCTCAGCAATGGGGGATCGGTAAGGGGCCCCGAGAAAGCCACTGCCTCACACAACAATGCTTGAGGGGACAACAGCTGGCagctcccagcccctccccagctggCAGGATCCCCCCAGGGTGGAGGAGAACGTCCCCAGGGAGGTGCTGACCCAGGCTGTAGAGCTGCAGAGTAACCTCTGGCGACTTCTCGGTGCGGTTCACGACCCGGGACTCCACCCAGAGCGTGACGGTGCAGAGCACGGACACACCGTCCTGGTCGGAGAACTGCAGCCTGGTGGCCGAGCCCGCGGAGAAGTAGCAGCAGCGCCCAGGGCGGAGGCTGCGGAAAGGGGGGTGTGTTGGCGGCGAGTCCGGGGTCCTAGTGGACCCCAGTCTCAACTGTCCAAGGCAGAATTGTGCATCACGTCCCGGGATCCTTTCCTGCCCCTtctgctccctgccccccactACAGCCTGGGGGTTCCTCGGGGGCTGGCCTGGCACTGAGGGGTCTGGGGGACCCTGAGCTCCCCCGGCTGAGCCACcacagagggagggaagaagggaatgaTGGATGAATGACTGAGGCGGTGCCCCCGCCCGCCATTCTTGGGGGACACACCCAAGGCCCAGGGAGGAGCAGTGGCCCTGCCACAGCTGAGAGCACAAGGGGCGGTAGGAGGGCGGAGGAGGGTTTGGAGAGCGGGGCAGGGTCCTTACCAGCACCTCAGAAAGTGGCTGACCCCGGCCGGGGGGCCCTCGTACCTCCAGGAGCACTCGTAGCCGGCACTGAAAACCCTATAGCAGCTCAGATCCCGGGGGCCTGTGGCCGCACCTGAGAGAGACCCCAGATGTCCGAGAACCGGCCTCGGTGGGACCGACAAGCTGGGACAGAGCTGCACAACCCTCATGGAATCCGGGGTCACCTCGGTCTCCCAGCATCTGCCCTGCACCCCGAGTGCCTGCCTTGTCTCCGCTCCAGCTCCTCGCCGTCCTCAGACAGGCCAGCCCACGGCCACCCTGGGCCCTCTGCGCGTGCTGTACCCACTGGCTGGAAAGCCCAGAACTTGACATTCCGGCTTCTCCCTTGGGGTCCCTCTGCTCTGATTTCCCACAGCAGGGAAGGAACCTGCCTGGCCGTCCCCCTGCCAGGCTGTGACCAGGAGGACGCCGGGCTCCTGCTAAACCCCACAAGTCTAGGACCATTGCTGCACACAATGTCTGCTCGGGAAATAGTCACTGTACAGAAGGATGAAGCGTCTGCTCCGGGCCCTTTGCTGGGTGCAAGCCGAGGTGGTCCAGACATACCCGCCTGGGGGGACTTCAAATGCTTGGCAGCTGCCCCCACATTCCCTCCCCTTAGCAGAGAGGAGATGGGCCCAGACAGCAGCGGCCACTCCAGGCCACCACAGGCCCCGTGAGGGAGGGTGGCTGCAGGCCAGGGTCGGGGCGCCCGGGGCCCTGGACAGAGCTGGGTCTTCCGGCTGGGCCGGTGGAGCTGAGGGAGGCTGAGGATGGGGACAGTCAGACCCCAGGGAGACCCTCCCTCCCAGGGACAGCCCCCAACCTGAGTCTGCATCCGGATATGGTGGGTCCTGAAAACAACACCCGCTGCTTCTACAGGCTCCGGCTGCAAAGGCAAAGCAGGTGTTAACGTTCTGTGTGGGGAGAGGGGTCGGCCCGTGGGTCTACAGCCAACTGACCATCTGACCCCCTGCCCACCCACGCATCTagtcacccacccatccatccttccatccatccacccaccacccacccatccatccatccatcaacccatccatccatccacccacccacccatccacccacccatcaatccatccatccttccttccttccatctttccatcaatccatccatccacccatctttctttccatccatccacccatccatccatcaacccaTCCATCCTGCCATGCAGCCAtgccatccatccgtccatccatgcacccatccatccatccatcggTGTCCAAGCCATCAACCCATCCATCAACCCATCCACCTACGCATCCATCCAGCCAACCCATCCATCTATCGATCCATCAACCCAGCCATCAACCCAGCCAGCAACCCATGCCAGCCacacagccagccagccagccacccaGCCAGCCACCCCAGCCAGCTCCTCCAGCAACCCAGCCAACCAGCCAGCCGGCCGGCCGGCCAGCTTGCCATCCAGCCAGCCATGCCAGCCAGCCACCCAGCAGCCATCCAtcaacccatccatccatccatccatccatccatcaacccatccatccatccatccatccatccacccacccacccatccatccatccatccacccatccatctatctttccatccatccatccatctttctttccatccattcacccatccatccttcaTCCCTTCCAcccacccttccatccatccatctacccatccatccatgcacccaACCATCTGTGAATTCTTAGACCGACTTCCCACCCATTAGCCCTTAGAAGTGGAGACCAAAAACTGTAGTTGGGGGCCCCTAGGGACAGGTCactccagaaggaaagaacagGGAGATGGCAGGCCTGCTGCTTCATCCTCCAAAGAACCTGGGTGTCCCTTGCCCCCGTCCTCACCGCtgctccccagcccctcctggcccCGGGAACTCGTGGTGTGGCCGGCCCTGCTCCCAGCACTTTGCAAGTCTCCAACTCATCAAGTCAAGTGACAAGGCAGCGCCCTGTCAAACCCCAATTTACAGAGTGGGAAATTGAGGCACGGAGAGCTGAAGAAGTTGCAAGAGGTCACACAGCAGAGCTGGGTTAGAGTCGAAACCCAGCCCTCCCCAGGGGCAGCCCCTTCCCTTGACTCCATGAAAGGAGAGTAGATATTCATAAAACTACATATATAATGTCTAAACTATATATGTCTTACATACATActtgttcttgtttttaataGTGTAATAACTTATTAATGATAAACTGGTAAAAACTAGGATTAGGATTCTTAAAAGCCTGGCATTCAAAGAGGTCACCGAAATTGCAAATCATGAAGACCCCCAGGCTCCTGCCTCACTTGGCGGTTTTCCCGCTGGGCTGCGGGAGGTGGAAGGAGTCGGTCCATTCCACAGAAGGGAAAGCCGAGGCTCGGAGGACGCGGCCCAAGTCTGATCCCGGAGCCCAGCAAGGCTGCCACCGCGGAGGTGCCCATTTAGTAGATGGAAAGACACCCGCGCGGAGGGTGCGAGCCAGCCCCGGCCCTCCCGCCCTCTCGCGCTCCCCGCCCGAAAGGGGGTCACTCACCGCCCGGCCCCGGGAGGAGAAGCAGGAGGAGCGGGGCCACCAGCCGAGCCCCCGGCAGCGCCATCGGGTCCACGCGGAGCGCGGCTGCCGCGGCGAACTCCTGCGCTGCTGGCGGAGCCCCGCTGCGCCGTTCCCGCCCCGGAACACGTTGACGCCGAGCGTGGAAGATCAAAAGTAAGACCCAAGGAAATTGGAAGGTGTCGCAGCCCCTCCCGGGAAGAATCAAAGCGAAAGAGAAACCCAGGAAGTGGGCTGGGGGCCCTGGCCTCACCCTGCCACAAGCCCATCCCCGGGCGAGCCCGCCCTGTCGCGTGCCCCGCCGCAGCGGCCCAGCGGGGGCACCCGGCCCGAGCCCCCGGCGCCCACTGGGTCTTTGAAGTCAGCAAACCCATGCGTCAGGCCTGGAGACGGGGGCCTCTCCGCGTTTCCAAAGTCCGGCCTGGGCGCACCCTGGGTCCCGGCTCCTGCAGGGATTCGTGCCCCCCTTTCCCCATCTCAGGTCCCCGGGGTCCCCTCCCCATGACGCACGGGGAGACCCGGAGATTTtcgacaacttggatgaacctcaaaaaggTTATCTCAGCaaaaggagccagacacaaaatactccatttataggaaatgtccagagCAGGCAAATCCACCCAGACAGAGAGTGGGTTGGGGGTTGCGGGGGGCctgggggagagggtggggtgTGGGTGCTGCTGGGGGGCGCCTGTGGGGGATGGGTGTGTTGTGCAGAGGGGGTGTCAGCTGTGCCACGTGGAGACTGCTAAACGCACCAAACTGTCCCCTCTAAAATGGTTAGTTTTAGCTTATGTGAATttcatcttgatttttaaaaatgtccgtGGAGGAGTCCAAGGGGCTGAGTAGTGGGGTGAGGGGCTCTCCCAGCAGAAGGCCtcagggggaaactgaggcccggccGGGTGGGGACTGCCTATGGCTCAGCCCCTCCTCCGAGGAGCCGGCCCCGAGCAGCCGAGGGCCAGCCAGGGTCAGGCGCCCAGCAAGCCATGAGGTCACCACGGCAGGGACAAAGAGGCAGTGTCCCCAGCTGGCACAGCAGGGACGGGGCACAGGGGAGCCCAGGCCAGGATGAGAGGTGGGTGGGGAACTGGGGTGCAAGACCGGGGACCAACTCCTGGCCCTTAGTCCCCCCTCTGAGAGCCCCAGCCGGGAGATGCCATTGCCTGCCCcctttcacagatggggaaactgagtttgGAGGCACCCAGGGGCTACAGGCCCCAGTTGGAGATTAAGAGAGTGATTTGAACCCAAGGCAGTGTGCCCCTGAGTGGGCCCGCCCTGtaggctgccccccaccccatacaCACACAGTGCCAGCCCTTGGGGGTCTCAGCAATCACCCTACGTGGAATGAGGGCTTGCAAGGATGCATGGAGGCTCAGGGGCTCAGCCCGTGGTGGGTGCTGCCCACCTGAAGGCTGGGAGGTTGCTGCCATTGTGGTTGCCGCCCCAGCACCCTCTGCCCTTGCCatgcccctttcccctcccccagaTGTCGGAGCACCCCATGGTAAGACATCAAAGAGGGGACAGGAGGAGGGCACCCAGAGCTGGACACAGATGCCCCCAGCCCCTTGTGGTGGGGGCTGGGACACAGGGAGGTACTGATATTGGGTGGTGCCCTGAGAGAAAGCAGGGAGGGCTGCCTGGAAGAGGAGGCACTCCCAGTGGTATTTATAGAGGTGAGGGTCCAGAGGAAATGTTTTGGGGACAGCAAGACGCACATGGCTGGTCAGGGGCTCTGTGGGGGGAGGAAGTGGTGGGATACAGCCAggtggggccagggtgggggctggggagccaCAGCAGGTGTGTGAGCAGGGAGGACCCCACTCACACGTGGGGTGGTGTTTCTACCCTTATCGAGGTCACAGCTGGAGACTCACATGGAGGGCCACCATCtcccccgccccctccctcccCGTCCCTGCCCGGaccgcctcctccaggaagccctgtGGGGTCCTCTTGGCCCCCTGCGGCTGTCCCAGAAGCACGGCTGCTCTGGGGCCCCTGGTACTGCCCCACTTTCCGATGTTCCTCAGACTGGGGGAGGGAACGGCAGGAAGGAGCAGGTTTTGGGCCCGGAAGTGGTGACAGGACCGGAGAACCGCAGAACTTCCCcactctctctgcttctgcttttTCCCAGTGACAGTGATCTTCAACCTGAGGAGACTGGGATTCCCAAGGGGCATCTAAGGAGGGTATTGAGGGGTTAGTAGGAGTTTGCTAGGAGAAACATTTAGAGGTATCAATCCCCCATAAGatcattttaattcattctgccagcaTTTTCTTCTACTCCTAGAGGGTCGAGGTAGGTTCTGAAAAATACATAGAAGTTCACCAagaaaaaattcattcattcactcaacaaccATACTCCCCTATTCCCCTCATGGAGGCATTTAAGCAGGGTTTCAATGGATGTGTAGgagttcaaagaaaaaaaagtgtagttattaattgaaaaaaatgctCTCTGGTACTTCTCAAAGAAACATTTAAAGTAGACTTTGAAGGACGCACACGTGTTCACCATGGAaaactgcattcattcattcattcattcattcaataacaaCTCCCTGTTGTCCATTGAAGAATCATTTGGAAGGGGTTTTGGAGACTGCATAGGAGATCCCCAGGTGGAGCAGCTCCCCATCTGTCCAGCTCAGCCACCCCTGGTGCAGGGAGCCCCTTTTCATAGAATTCCAGCCAAATCCTTGGAAGGGCTCTGATTGACTGAGCTTGGGTCACATGTCCCCCCAACCTGGGCTAAAGAGGAACTTTTAGTAAGAATCAGTCAGAGACACAATAGTCGACCATTACAGGAGGTGAGCTCCCCATCACCTGGGTAAATGAGCCATGACCTGAGTCTACCCagagtagggttgccagatacaCAGGACACCTagttaaatatgaatttcagataaaaaaccCCACAACTTTTAGCATAACTGTGCTCCAAGTATTGCACAACAcatacatacctggaataaattatTCACTGtctacctgaaattcaaatttaaccaaGTGGCCTGGCAATTCTACTCCCAGGTATAAACCCCAAGAATGGAGAACAGATGTCCAAACTAAAACTTGTACAtcgatattcatagcagcatgattcataaatgttaaaaagaggaaacaacccgatatccatcaattgatgaatggatagagCAAACATGGTGTATCCGTGCAATGGGATGTTCAGCCACGGAAAGGTATGGAGTTCTGAAACACGCCATAAGGTGGGCGAACCTCCAAGACACGTTCAGGGGAAGaaccaggcacaaaaggccacTTGTTGTGTGAGTCCATTTACGGGAAATGTCCAACAGAGACCTAGAGCAGATccgtggttgccagggactggggcaGGGGGATATGGGGAGTGGCAGCTGATGGGGATGTGGTtttctttggggtgatgagaatgttctggaaaGAGGTCATGGTTATGGCTGCACAACTTTATGAATATGTGAAATTCCGCTGGATCGgacactttaaataggtgaattttatggcatgcgaattatctcatttaaaaaattgcatgAGAATTGTGAGAGACGGTGCTCACGAGGGCTCGGCCAGGCGCCGGGCAGAGGCCAGAGGGGCGGGGGTCCTCAAAACTCGGCGCACTGTGGCCCACCGCCACCCTCTGCTTTTGCAGATAGTTTCCTCGGACCAGGGCCCGGATTCGGATGCGGGGAGTCAGGCAGGGGAAGCAAGTGCCGGATCGGATCCCGTCCTTATTTAAAATCTTGATATTTAGGTCATCGTggatttttgctttaatttcGATTTTCAAAACTGTGGCATTAAAATATTTACGTTGCTTGCTGAGTTCCGGGCACCGCCTTAAATTTTGCAGGGAGCCCCGGCCCCGCGCTgtgcctccctgggcctcagtttccacagctGCAGTTTATGGGGTGACAGCGCGCCCTTCCTCTGGGAGGGAAATTTCTGAAAAGATCACTTCCGCGTCCCGGGAGAGGGGCGGGGCCCTGGAGGGGGCGGGGCCCTTCAGGACAggaggggcggggctgggggcgTGTCCGTCCATCAGGGGACCAGGGAAGCCAATGGCTCTGAGAGGTGGGCGGGGCTCTCCCCAGGCCGACCGCCTGGGCGAGGCGGGGCCAGGCCGCGTCAGCTGACCGCCGGGGCCAATGGTGCCTGGGGGCGGGGCCTTGCgggcgggcggggcggggcctgggcgggGGTGGGGCCAGGGCCGGCGGGCTGCGCGGACTCTCCGGCCATGGACGAGCCGAGCCTGCTGCGGCGCCGCGGGCTCCAGGTGAGGCCCCAGCGCAGACCGGGGGACCGGGGGGCCTGGACCCGGGGGGCCCGGGCGGGAGGCGTGCTCGGGGCGCTCCCTCTGCCCTCCGTCCGCACGAAAGGCATTTCTCCTGGCGGGGGTTGGAGGGCGTTTGTCCCCGGTGGACACccgggggaaactgaggctccgagcACCGGCGTGGGAGGAGGGGGCCGCGGGTGTCAGTTTCGCGGCCGCACCAGCTGCGCTAATAATAAAGGGAGCGACAGCTGCAGACACTGCCCGAGCGTTCCCCAAATGCCCATGGAATGAATCCGTGACTAACGCCCGCTGATGCAGATGGATACCTGTCACGGCCGCCCCTGCTCTCGCGGCGCGGGCCGGGGAGGTCGGGGCCGTCCAGGTGCCCGTGtgtcagatggggaaactgaggcacggagtcTAGAAATCAATCTCCCGCAGTTGCCCAGCCGGGACTTGACCCTGCGCCCTTGCCCAGCCGGCTTGGAGCACACGGGGGTGCGGGGCACCCTTGCTtccccgggcctcagtttccccactctCCACGAGGGCTCCTCCTTCCGGGAGGCTGGGCTGCCCGGACGTAAGGACGGGGGAGCAGGGACCAGCAGAGGCCTGGGTTCAAGCCCACTGGGGCTGGCGTGACCCCTGGTGGCAATTCCTtcacctctgggcctcagtttcctgatctgcaCAATGGGAATTAAGAGCCAGCCGTTTCCCTCTGGGGCCGGGCCCTTGCCTCTGAGAAGCTGCCAGGTGTGCATTTATTGAGCGCCTGCTGTTTGTCCTGCCCTGGAGGGCAGCGGGTGCTGCTG
Above is a window of Choloepus didactylus isolate mChoDid1 chromosome 25, mChoDid1.pri, whole genome shotgun sequence DNA encoding:
- the LOC119520200 gene encoding interleukin-12 receptor subunit beta-1-like; protein product: MALPGARLVAPLLLLLLPGPGAGACRSSGCCFQDPPYPDADSGAATGPRDLSCYRVFSAGYECSWRYEGPPAGVSHFLRCCLRPGRCCYFSAGSATRLQFSDQDGVSVLCTVTLWVESRVVNRTEKSPEVTLQLYSLGAGTQGAPRPDFGNAERPPSPGLTHGFADVKDPVDAGGSGRVPPLGRCGGARDRAGSPGDGLVAG